In a single window of the Nicotiana tomentosiformis chromosome 10, ASM39032v3, whole genome shotgun sequence genome:
- the LOC104112504 gene encoding protein IQ-DOMAIN 18-like — MGKSSGGSSWLGLMKKAFRSPVKDNDMRSSRRREEAEQEEEEEKKRGKRRWIFRPKPTLHETTIHQNQEENTANTSSTNTANTSSSISTGNSLPENADLKQRRAIAIAVATTAAAEAAAQAAVDIIRLTRPTLLVREQRAILNIQTAFRGYLARKALRALKGLVKLQALIRGHNVRKRAKMTLQCMQSLVRVQTQVCDQRRRLSCEGISCGSTFREAKSILELHLSDTSKNQVSTVDDRYDHSHAIEKVEALLQKEKEAAKQRENTLAFAFSQKMWTANKDEDTSSNKELDEDMRVFHKTDVRNCRTLSRASCDQPRDRMKNIEVDTTCSYSDSDSDFWRLQNQFYQDQQQKLCSYAVPAPFRRVQQNLPIHSSITPTSKMKNIQVHSASPRCRREERSHRMTLFSHRANEPNYMAATASAKARERSQSAPRRMPLTPEREKTSAAKKRLSFPVQGTSNEIVNSDQPLDHRFVSALDGRVYL, encoded by the exons ATGGGGAAGAGTAGTGGAGGGAGTTCGTGGTTAGGCTTAATGAAGAAGGCTTTTAGATCCCCTGTCAAAGATAATGATATGAGAAGCAGTAGAAGAAGAGAAGAGGCTgagcaagaggaagaagaagaaaag AAGAGGGGAAAACGGCGATGGATCTTCCGACCGAAGCCTACGCTTCATGAAACAACAATTcatcaaaatcaagaagaaaacactgCCAATACCTCTTCGACCAACACTGCCAACACCTCTTCGAGCATAAGTACAGGAAATTCATTGCCAGAGAATGCTGATTTGAAGCAAAGACGAGCAATTGCAATAGCCGTGGCTACTACAGCGGCTGCTGAGGCAGCAGCACAAGCGGCTGTGGACATAATTCGGCTCACAAGACCAACACTTTTAGTTAGAGAACAGCGTGCCATTCTTAACATTCAGACAGCATTCAGAGGGTACTTG GCAAGGAAAGCACTTCGAGCTCTCAAGGGATTGGTAAAGTTGCAAGCTTTAATAAGAGGACACAATGTCCGAAAGCGAGCAAAAATGACTCTCCAGTGCATGCAATCTCTTGTTCGAGTGCAAACTCAGGTGTGTGATCAACGTAGAAGGTTATCCTGTGAAGGAATTAGTTGTGGTTCCACTTTCAGAGAGGCAAAAAGCATTCTGGAGCTTCATCTCAGTGACACT TCTAAAAATCAAGTTAGCACTGTGGACGACAGATACGATCATTCACATGCTATAGAGAAAGTTGAAGCTTTGTTGCAGAAAGAAAAGGAAGCTGCTAAACAGCGCGAAAATACTCTGGCTTTTGCCTTCTCTCAGAAG ATGTGGACAGCGAATAAAGATGAAGACACAAGTAGCAACAAAGAGCTTGACGAGGATATGAGAGTTTTCCACAAGACAGACGTGAGAAATTGCAGAACTCTCAGCAGAGCTTCATGTGATCAGCCAAGGGACCGCATGAAGAATATTGAAGTTGACACAACTTGCTCTTATTCTGACTCAGATTCTGATTTTTGGAGATTGCAAAATCAGTTTTATCAGGACCAACAACAGAAGTTGTGTTCATATGCGGTCCCCGCTCCTTTCCGTAGAGTACAACAAAATTTACCGATACATTCATCCATCACACCAACATCTAAGATGAAAAATATCCAAGTTCATTCAGCGAGCCCCCGCTGCAGAAGGGAAGAGAGGAGCCACCGGATGACTCTTTTCTCCCATAGAGCGAATGAGCCAAATTACATGGCAGCTACTGCATCAGCCAAGGCCAGAGAACGGTCACAGAGTGCTCCAAGGCGGATGCCTTTAACTCCAGAGAGAGAAAAAACTAGTGCAGCAAAAAAACGCCTATCTTTCCCTGTTCAGGGAACATCAAATGAGATTGTTAATAGTGACCAACCTTTAGATCATAGATTTGTGAGCGCCCTAGATGGAAGAGTGTACCTATAG
- the LOC138899918 gene encoding uncharacterized protein, translating into MNERMNQNAKEFHARMDQIPSAPPVLKGPESKKYTQLSFKPSAALELIPKIFMMPDIPKYDGTFDPQEHITTYTMTVKGNDLAQHEIESVLLRKVGKTLTKGALAWYSLLPEHSINSFEMLPDSFIKAHAGARKVQERKADIFRILQGESDLLREFIIRF; encoded by the coding sequence ATGAATGAACGAATGAATCAGAATGCGAAGGAGTTTCATGCTCGGATGGATCAGATTCCCAGTGCACCGCCGGTATTAAAGGGTCCAGAATCCAAAAAATACACGCAGTTGTCGTTTAAGCCAAGTGCGGCACTAGAGTTAATTCCAAAGATATTTATGATGCCGGACATAccaaagtatgatgggactttTGATCCGCAGGAGCACATCACAACCTATACTATGACAGTGAAAGGAAACGatttggctcaacatgagatTGAGTCGGTTCTGTTGAGGAAGGTCGGCAAAACCCTCACGAAAGGGGCCCTAGCATGGTACTCCCTCTTACCTGAGCATTCAATTAATTCTTTTGAGATGCTTCCAGATTCGTTCATTAAGGCCCACGCTGGAGCAAGAAAGGTTCAGGAAAGAAAGGCGGACATATTTAGAATTTTGCAAGGAGAATCCGACCTGTTGCGGGAATTCATAATCCGGTTCTAG